A section of the Oryzias latipes chromosome 10, ASM223467v1 genome encodes:
- the LOC101169865 gene encoding protocadherin gamma-C5 isoform X3, which yields MTALYKEINSIPLRFQQSIPQCVRALAGRNARSRWLLDFDFYCLFYSSSTRIISFLVCILNRLSWFLLLLGNQYFDRPGCNRGTQKRMGYREWRWQALWWHHFFLLWSTTNGQTRYSIPEELKQGSVVGNVAKDLGLGLSEIFDRKLRVASEAGEQYFSVDAGRGELLVNDRIDREALCGQSASCVLPLQIVTENPLQLHRIEVEIKDINDNSPVFLTEERFLKIAESTATGVRFPLDPAEDLDVGSNSVKIYTLSKNECFSLKMKELSGDRQVPELVLDKPLDREKQSVHHLLLIASDGGNPVKTGTAKITVSVMDINDNVPVFKMPFYNVTVPENGVVGSVLLRVEATDADDGVNGEIEYVFAEHTPQSLQSVFKINQEKGDISLLEPLDYEKGAIYEIRITARDKGVPQMEGHCRVQIMVMDINDNVPEIVITSKPNPVQEDSPKGTVVALINARDQDSGNNGKVKLKITNGSPFALKPSFSNNYALITNGALDRETFSEYNVEITAIDSGSPPLSSVKMITVSVTDVNDNPPVFTQRSYNVYLKENGVPGSILFSVSASDLDSGENSKISYSILDSKVQDVSVSSYVYMNSENGSIYSMHSFDYEKLKVFEIHVQAKDQGSPSLSSNATVHVFILDQNDNAPAVIYPSSAALGSLSHQRMPRSAKAGHLVTKVTAVDADSGHNAWISYRLAEATDASLFTVSLYTGEVRTKRAVSEQDDSSQRLILEIKDDGEPLQSATVTVSILLEDALHEPISELRHHKASEPSKKTGRITLYLILSLASVSVLSLLTFVILAVKCMRNSRSSGSCCCMRRSDSDDYKNPNRNLQIQLNTDGPIKYVEVLGGDMMSQSQSFRSCMSPMSEYSDFTLIKPSSTTDFKEVISVLDASLPDSTWTFESQQQKPPNNDWRFTQGQRPGPSGATGGPEVAMGTGPWPQPPTEAEQLQALMAAANEVSEATATLGPGTMGLSTRYSPQFTLQHVPDYRQNVYIPGSTATLTSNPQQQQQQATAQQAAQQALPPPQASAQSEPPKAVQTPASKKKSTKKEKK from the exons ATGACAGCTTTGTACAAAGAGATCAACTCCATCCCCCTTCGTTTCCAGCAAAGCATCCCTCAGTGCGTTCGTGCGCTGGCGGGGAGAAATGCGCGTTCTCGATGGCTTTTGGATTTCGATTTTTACTGCTTATTTTACAGCAGTTCCACCAGGATTATCTCTTTCTTAGTATGTATTTTGAATCGTTTATCATGGTTCCTACTTTTATTAGGAAACCAATATTTTGACAGGCCGGGCTGCAACCGGGGAACACAAAAGAGAATGGGGTACCGTGAATGGAGATGGCAGGCTCTGTGGTGGCATCATTTCTTCCTTTTGTGGAGTACAACAAACGGACAGACTCGGTACAGCATCCCCGAGGAACTTAAACAGGGATCGGTGGTTGGAAATGTAGCCAAAGATCTGGGCTTGGGACTCTCTGAGATTTTTGATCGGAAATTACGCGTCGCCTCCGAGGCCGGTGAGCAGTATTTCAGCGTGGATGCGGGGAGAGGAGAGCTGCTGGTGAACGACAGAATAGACAGAGAGGCTTTGTGCGGACAAAGCGCCAGCTGTGTTTTACCTCTGCAAATTGTGACAGAGAATCCCTTGCAGCTGCACAGAATCGAGGTGGAAATAAAAGACATTAATGATAATAGTCCAGTTTTTTTAACAGAAGAGCGATTTTTAAAGATAGCTGAATCCACAGCCACGGGAGTACGGTTTCCTTTAGACCCAGCAGAGGATTTGGACGTTGGCAGTAATTCAGTTAAAATATACACACTGAGTAAAAACGAGTGTTTTAGCCTGAAAATGAAAGAGTTGTCAGGTGACCGCCAGGTTCCTGAACTGGTTTTAGACAAACCCCTCGATAGAGAAAAACAGAGTGTCCATCATTTATTACTGATTGCTTCAGACGGAGGTAATCCTGTTAAAACTGGAACCGCAAAAATTACTGTAAGCGTGATGGACATCAATGATAATGTTCCCGTGTTCAAAATGCCTTTCTATAACGTGACAGTTCCCGAAAACGGCGTCGTTGGTTCTGTGCTCCTCAGAGTTGAAGCCACGGACGCAGATGACGGTGTAAACGGCGAGATTGAATATGTATTCGCGGAACACACTCCGCAGTCACTGCAGtctgtctttaaaataaatcaagaaaaGGGGGATATTTCATTATTGGAACCTTTAGATTATGAAAAAGGCGCAATTTATGAAATACGGATAACTGCCAGAGACAAAGGAGTTCCTCAAATGGAGGGCCACTGTCGAGTTCAAATTATGGTGATGGATATTAATGATAATGTGCCAGAAATTGTAATAACTTCGAAACCAAATCCAGTGCAGGAAGATTCACCAAAAGGCACAGTTGTGGCTTTAATTAATGCAAGAGACCAAGACTCTGGTAATAATGGCAAAGTAAAGCTAAAAATCACTAACGGGTCTCCTTTTGCACTTAAGCCTTCTTTTTCTAATAACTATGCTCTTATAACAAACGGTGCTTTAGACAGGGAGacattttcagaatataacGTGGAAATAACAGCAATAGATTCGGGCTCTCCTCCGCTTTCCAGCGTAAAAATGATCACCGTGAGCGTCACTGATGTTAATGACAATCCTCCGGTTTTTACGCAGCGGTCTTATAACGTGTATTTAAAGGAGAACGGAGTTCCGGGTTCTATTCTGTTCTCAGTATCCGCATCTGACCTGGATTCAGGGGAAAACTCAAAGATCTCTTACTCCATTCTGGACTCGAAAGTCCAGGACGTGTCCGTGTCCTCCTATGTTTACATGAACTCAGAGAACGGCAGCATCTACAGCATGCACTCGTTTGACTATGAGAAGCTGAAGGTGTTTGAGATCCACGTTCAGGCAAAGGACCAGGGCTCTCCTTCTCTCAGCAGCAACGCTACTGTCCACGTCTTTATCCTGGACCAGAACGATAACGCGCCCGCCGTCATTTACCCCTCCTCCGCTGCTCTGGGCTCCCTCTCTCATCAGAGGATGCCCCGCTCCGCCAAAGCGGGTCACCTGGTTACCAAGGTGACGGCGGTGGACGCTGACTCGGGCCATAACGCCTGGATCTCCTACAGACTGGCGGAGGCCACAGACGCCTCTCTGTTCACCGTCAGTCTGTACACAGGAGAGGTGAGGACTAAACGCGCTGTGTCCGAGCAGGACGACTCCTCTCAGAGGCTGATCCTAGAGATCAAAGACGACGGAGAGCCGCTCCAATCCGCCACCGTCACGGTGTCCATCCTGCTGGAGGACGCTCTCCACGAGCCCATCTCAGAGCTGCGACACCACAAAGCGTCCGAGCCAAGCAAGAAAACGGGCAGAATCACCCTTTATTTGATTCTGTCTCTGGCCTCGGTGTCCGTGCTGTCTCTGCTGACTTTTGTCATCTTAGCGGTGAAATGCATGAGGAACAGCAGAAGCAgcggcagctgctgctgcatgagACGCAGCGACTCGGATGATTACAAGAACCCCAACAGAAACCTGCAGATTCAGCTCAACACCGATGGACCTATCAAGTACGTGGAGGTCCTGGGAGGAGACATGATGTCTCAGAGTCAGTCCTTCAGGTCCTGCATGTCTCCCATGTCAGAGTACAGTGATTTCACTCTGATTAAACCCAGCAGCACCACAGACTTTAAGGAGGTCATCAGTGTGCTGGATGCCTCTTTACCTGACAGCACATGGACCTTTGAGAGTCAACAG CAAAAGCCCCCCAACAATGATTGGCGCTTTACCCAGGGACAGAGACCTGGACCCAGTGG GGCGACTGGAGGACCTGAGGTTGCCATGGGAACAGGACCTTGGCCCCAGCCCCCTACTGAGGCGGAGCAGCTTCAAGCCTTGATGGCTGCTGCTAACG AAGTGAGTGAGGCTACGGCCACTCTCGGACCCGGCACCATGGGCCTCAGCACCCGCTACAGCCCCCAGTTCACCCTGCAGCATGTGCCCGACTACCGCCAGAACGTCTACATCCCTGGCAGCACGGCCACCCTCACCTCCaacccgcagcagcagcagcagcaggccacAGCCCAGCAGGCCGCCCAACAGGCCCTGCCCCCGCCACAGGCCTCAGCCCAGTCCGAGCCCCCCAAGGCCGTCCAGACCCCTGCCTCCAAGAAGAAGTCCACCAAGAAGGAGAAGAAGTAA
- the LOC101169865 gene encoding protocadherin gamma-C5 isoform X1, with protein MTALYKEINSIPLRFQQSIPQCVRALAGRNARSRWLLDFDFYCLFYSSSTRIISFLVCILNRLSWFLLLLGNQYFDRPGCNRGTQKRMGYREWRWQALWWHHFFLLWSTTNGQTRYSIPEELKQGSVVGNVAKDLGLGLSEIFDRKLRVASEAGEQYFSVDAGRGELLVNDRIDREALCGQSASCVLPLQIVTENPLQLHRIEVEIKDINDNSPVFLTEERFLKIAESTATGVRFPLDPAEDLDVGSNSVKIYTLSKNECFSLKMKELSGDRQVPELVLDKPLDREKQSVHHLLLIASDGGNPVKTGTAKITVSVMDINDNVPVFKMPFYNVTVPENGVVGSVLLRVEATDADDGVNGEIEYVFAEHTPQSLQSVFKINQEKGDISLLEPLDYEKGAIYEIRITARDKGVPQMEGHCRVQIMVMDINDNVPEIVITSKPNPVQEDSPKGTVVALINARDQDSGNNGKVKLKITNGSPFALKPSFSNNYALITNGALDRETFSEYNVEITAIDSGSPPLSSVKMITVSVTDVNDNPPVFTQRSYNVYLKENGVPGSILFSVSASDLDSGENSKISYSILDSKVQDVSVSSYVYMNSENGSIYSMHSFDYEKLKVFEIHVQAKDQGSPSLSSNATVHVFILDQNDNAPAVIYPSSAALGSLSHQRMPRSAKAGHLVTKVTAVDADSGHNAWISYRLAEATDASLFTVSLYTGEVRTKRAVSEQDDSSQRLILEIKDDGEPLQSATVTVSILLEDALHEPISELRHHKASEPSKKTGRITLYLILSLASVSVLSLLTFVILAVKCMRNSRSSGSCCCMRRSDSDDYKNPNRNLQIQLNTDGPIKYVEVLGGDMMSQSQSFRSCMSPMSEYSDFTLIKPSSTTDFKEVISVLDASLPDSTWTFESQQQKPPNNDWRFTQGQRPGPSGPHMPYGTHIRWTPKNGTRATGGPEVAMGTGPWPQPPTEAEQLQALMAAANEVSEATATLGPGTMGLSTRYSPQFTLQHVPDYRQNVYIPGSTATLTSNPQQQQQQATAQQAAQQALPPPQASAQSEPPKAVQTPASKKKSTKKEKK; from the exons ATGACAGCTTTGTACAAAGAGATCAACTCCATCCCCCTTCGTTTCCAGCAAAGCATCCCTCAGTGCGTTCGTGCGCTGGCGGGGAGAAATGCGCGTTCTCGATGGCTTTTGGATTTCGATTTTTACTGCTTATTTTACAGCAGTTCCACCAGGATTATCTCTTTCTTAGTATGTATTTTGAATCGTTTATCATGGTTCCTACTTTTATTAGGAAACCAATATTTTGACAGGCCGGGCTGCAACCGGGGAACACAAAAGAGAATGGGGTACCGTGAATGGAGATGGCAGGCTCTGTGGTGGCATCATTTCTTCCTTTTGTGGAGTACAACAAACGGACAGACTCGGTACAGCATCCCCGAGGAACTTAAACAGGGATCGGTGGTTGGAAATGTAGCCAAAGATCTGGGCTTGGGACTCTCTGAGATTTTTGATCGGAAATTACGCGTCGCCTCCGAGGCCGGTGAGCAGTATTTCAGCGTGGATGCGGGGAGAGGAGAGCTGCTGGTGAACGACAGAATAGACAGAGAGGCTTTGTGCGGACAAAGCGCCAGCTGTGTTTTACCTCTGCAAATTGTGACAGAGAATCCCTTGCAGCTGCACAGAATCGAGGTGGAAATAAAAGACATTAATGATAATAGTCCAGTTTTTTTAACAGAAGAGCGATTTTTAAAGATAGCTGAATCCACAGCCACGGGAGTACGGTTTCCTTTAGACCCAGCAGAGGATTTGGACGTTGGCAGTAATTCAGTTAAAATATACACACTGAGTAAAAACGAGTGTTTTAGCCTGAAAATGAAAGAGTTGTCAGGTGACCGCCAGGTTCCTGAACTGGTTTTAGACAAACCCCTCGATAGAGAAAAACAGAGTGTCCATCATTTATTACTGATTGCTTCAGACGGAGGTAATCCTGTTAAAACTGGAACCGCAAAAATTACTGTAAGCGTGATGGACATCAATGATAATGTTCCCGTGTTCAAAATGCCTTTCTATAACGTGACAGTTCCCGAAAACGGCGTCGTTGGTTCTGTGCTCCTCAGAGTTGAAGCCACGGACGCAGATGACGGTGTAAACGGCGAGATTGAATATGTATTCGCGGAACACACTCCGCAGTCACTGCAGtctgtctttaaaataaatcaagaaaaGGGGGATATTTCATTATTGGAACCTTTAGATTATGAAAAAGGCGCAATTTATGAAATACGGATAACTGCCAGAGACAAAGGAGTTCCTCAAATGGAGGGCCACTGTCGAGTTCAAATTATGGTGATGGATATTAATGATAATGTGCCAGAAATTGTAATAACTTCGAAACCAAATCCAGTGCAGGAAGATTCACCAAAAGGCACAGTTGTGGCTTTAATTAATGCAAGAGACCAAGACTCTGGTAATAATGGCAAAGTAAAGCTAAAAATCACTAACGGGTCTCCTTTTGCACTTAAGCCTTCTTTTTCTAATAACTATGCTCTTATAACAAACGGTGCTTTAGACAGGGAGacattttcagaatataacGTGGAAATAACAGCAATAGATTCGGGCTCTCCTCCGCTTTCCAGCGTAAAAATGATCACCGTGAGCGTCACTGATGTTAATGACAATCCTCCGGTTTTTACGCAGCGGTCTTATAACGTGTATTTAAAGGAGAACGGAGTTCCGGGTTCTATTCTGTTCTCAGTATCCGCATCTGACCTGGATTCAGGGGAAAACTCAAAGATCTCTTACTCCATTCTGGACTCGAAAGTCCAGGACGTGTCCGTGTCCTCCTATGTTTACATGAACTCAGAGAACGGCAGCATCTACAGCATGCACTCGTTTGACTATGAGAAGCTGAAGGTGTTTGAGATCCACGTTCAGGCAAAGGACCAGGGCTCTCCTTCTCTCAGCAGCAACGCTACTGTCCACGTCTTTATCCTGGACCAGAACGATAACGCGCCCGCCGTCATTTACCCCTCCTCCGCTGCTCTGGGCTCCCTCTCTCATCAGAGGATGCCCCGCTCCGCCAAAGCGGGTCACCTGGTTACCAAGGTGACGGCGGTGGACGCTGACTCGGGCCATAACGCCTGGATCTCCTACAGACTGGCGGAGGCCACAGACGCCTCTCTGTTCACCGTCAGTCTGTACACAGGAGAGGTGAGGACTAAACGCGCTGTGTCCGAGCAGGACGACTCCTCTCAGAGGCTGATCCTAGAGATCAAAGACGACGGAGAGCCGCTCCAATCCGCCACCGTCACGGTGTCCATCCTGCTGGAGGACGCTCTCCACGAGCCCATCTCAGAGCTGCGACACCACAAAGCGTCCGAGCCAAGCAAGAAAACGGGCAGAATCACCCTTTATTTGATTCTGTCTCTGGCCTCGGTGTCCGTGCTGTCTCTGCTGACTTTTGTCATCTTAGCGGTGAAATGCATGAGGAACAGCAGAAGCAgcggcagctgctgctgcatgagACGCAGCGACTCGGATGATTACAAGAACCCCAACAGAAACCTGCAGATTCAGCTCAACACCGATGGACCTATCAAGTACGTGGAGGTCCTGGGAGGAGACATGATGTCTCAGAGTCAGTCCTTCAGGTCCTGCATGTCTCCCATGTCAGAGTACAGTGATTTCACTCTGATTAAACCCAGCAGCACCACAGACTTTAAGGAGGTCATCAGTGTGCTGGATGCCTCTTTACCTGACAGCACATGGACCTTTGAGAGTCAACAG CAAAAGCCCCCCAACAATGATTGGCGCTTTACCCAGGGACAGAGACCTGGACCCAGTGG tccCCACATGCCATACGGTACACACATAAGATGGACGCCGAAAAATGGGACAAG GGCGACTGGAGGACCTGAGGTTGCCATGGGAACAGGACCTTGGCCCCAGCCCCCTACTGAGGCGGAGCAGCTTCAAGCCTTGATGGCTGCTGCTAACG AAGTGAGTGAGGCTACGGCCACTCTCGGACCCGGCACCATGGGCCTCAGCACCCGCTACAGCCCCCAGTTCACCCTGCAGCATGTGCCCGACTACCGCCAGAACGTCTACATCCCTGGCAGCACGGCCACCCTCACCTCCaacccgcagcagcagcagcagcaggccacAGCCCAGCAGGCCGCCCAACAGGCCCTGCCCCCGCCACAGGCCTCAGCCCAGTCCGAGCCCCCCAAGGCCGTCCAGACCCCTGCCTCCAAGAAGAAGTCCACCAAGAAGGAGAAGAAGTAA
- the LOC101169865 gene encoding protocadherin gamma-C5 isoform X2 has protein sequence MTALYKEINSIPLRFQQSIPQCVRALAGRNARSRWLLDFDFYCLFYSSSTRIISFLVCILNRLSWFLLLLGNQYFDRPGCNRGTQKRMGYREWRWQALWWHHFFLLWSTTNGQTRYSIPEELKQGSVVGNVAKDLGLGLSEIFDRKLRVASEAGEQYFSVDAGRGELLVNDRIDREALCGQSASCVLPLQIVTENPLQLHRIEVEIKDINDNSPVFLTEERFLKIAESTATGVRFPLDPAEDLDVGSNSVKIYTLSKNECFSLKMKELSGDRQVPELVLDKPLDREKQSVHHLLLIASDGGNPVKTGTAKITVSVMDINDNVPVFKMPFYNVTVPENGVVGSVLLRVEATDADDGVNGEIEYVFAEHTPQSLQSVFKINQEKGDISLLEPLDYEKGAIYEIRITARDKGVPQMEGHCRVQIMVMDINDNVPEIVITSKPNPVQEDSPKGTVVALINARDQDSGNNGKVKLKITNGSPFALKPSFSNNYALITNGALDRETFSEYNVEITAIDSGSPPLSSVKMITVSVTDVNDNPPVFTQRSYNVYLKENGVPGSILFSVSASDLDSGENSKISYSILDSKVQDVSVSSYVYMNSENGSIYSMHSFDYEKLKVFEIHVQAKDQGSPSLSSNATVHVFILDQNDNAPAVIYPSSAALGSLSHQRMPRSAKAGHLVTKVTAVDADSGHNAWISYRLAEATDASLFTVSLYTGEVRTKRAVSEQDDSSQRLILEIKDDGEPLQSATVTVSILLEDALHEPISELRHHKASEPSKKTGRITLYLILSLASVSVLSLLTFVILAVKCMRNSRSSGSCCCMRRSDSDDYKNPNRNLQIQLNTDGPIKYVEVLGGDMMSQSQSFRSCMSPMSEYSDFTLIKPSSTTDFKEVISVLDASLPDSTWTFESQQQKPPNNDWRFTQGQRPGPSGPHMPYGTHIRWTPKNGTRATGGPEVAMGTGPWPQPPTEAEQLQALMAAANVSEATATLGPGTMGLSTRYSPQFTLQHVPDYRQNVYIPGSTATLTSNPQQQQQQATAQQAAQQALPPPQASAQSEPPKAVQTPASKKKSTKKEKK, from the exons ATGACAGCTTTGTACAAAGAGATCAACTCCATCCCCCTTCGTTTCCAGCAAAGCATCCCTCAGTGCGTTCGTGCGCTGGCGGGGAGAAATGCGCGTTCTCGATGGCTTTTGGATTTCGATTTTTACTGCTTATTTTACAGCAGTTCCACCAGGATTATCTCTTTCTTAGTATGTATTTTGAATCGTTTATCATGGTTCCTACTTTTATTAGGAAACCAATATTTTGACAGGCCGGGCTGCAACCGGGGAACACAAAAGAGAATGGGGTACCGTGAATGGAGATGGCAGGCTCTGTGGTGGCATCATTTCTTCCTTTTGTGGAGTACAACAAACGGACAGACTCGGTACAGCATCCCCGAGGAACTTAAACAGGGATCGGTGGTTGGAAATGTAGCCAAAGATCTGGGCTTGGGACTCTCTGAGATTTTTGATCGGAAATTACGCGTCGCCTCCGAGGCCGGTGAGCAGTATTTCAGCGTGGATGCGGGGAGAGGAGAGCTGCTGGTGAACGACAGAATAGACAGAGAGGCTTTGTGCGGACAAAGCGCCAGCTGTGTTTTACCTCTGCAAATTGTGACAGAGAATCCCTTGCAGCTGCACAGAATCGAGGTGGAAATAAAAGACATTAATGATAATAGTCCAGTTTTTTTAACAGAAGAGCGATTTTTAAAGATAGCTGAATCCACAGCCACGGGAGTACGGTTTCCTTTAGACCCAGCAGAGGATTTGGACGTTGGCAGTAATTCAGTTAAAATATACACACTGAGTAAAAACGAGTGTTTTAGCCTGAAAATGAAAGAGTTGTCAGGTGACCGCCAGGTTCCTGAACTGGTTTTAGACAAACCCCTCGATAGAGAAAAACAGAGTGTCCATCATTTATTACTGATTGCTTCAGACGGAGGTAATCCTGTTAAAACTGGAACCGCAAAAATTACTGTAAGCGTGATGGACATCAATGATAATGTTCCCGTGTTCAAAATGCCTTTCTATAACGTGACAGTTCCCGAAAACGGCGTCGTTGGTTCTGTGCTCCTCAGAGTTGAAGCCACGGACGCAGATGACGGTGTAAACGGCGAGATTGAATATGTATTCGCGGAACACACTCCGCAGTCACTGCAGtctgtctttaaaataaatcaagaaaaGGGGGATATTTCATTATTGGAACCTTTAGATTATGAAAAAGGCGCAATTTATGAAATACGGATAACTGCCAGAGACAAAGGAGTTCCTCAAATGGAGGGCCACTGTCGAGTTCAAATTATGGTGATGGATATTAATGATAATGTGCCAGAAATTGTAATAACTTCGAAACCAAATCCAGTGCAGGAAGATTCACCAAAAGGCACAGTTGTGGCTTTAATTAATGCAAGAGACCAAGACTCTGGTAATAATGGCAAAGTAAAGCTAAAAATCACTAACGGGTCTCCTTTTGCACTTAAGCCTTCTTTTTCTAATAACTATGCTCTTATAACAAACGGTGCTTTAGACAGGGAGacattttcagaatataacGTGGAAATAACAGCAATAGATTCGGGCTCTCCTCCGCTTTCCAGCGTAAAAATGATCACCGTGAGCGTCACTGATGTTAATGACAATCCTCCGGTTTTTACGCAGCGGTCTTATAACGTGTATTTAAAGGAGAACGGAGTTCCGGGTTCTATTCTGTTCTCAGTATCCGCATCTGACCTGGATTCAGGGGAAAACTCAAAGATCTCTTACTCCATTCTGGACTCGAAAGTCCAGGACGTGTCCGTGTCCTCCTATGTTTACATGAACTCAGAGAACGGCAGCATCTACAGCATGCACTCGTTTGACTATGAGAAGCTGAAGGTGTTTGAGATCCACGTTCAGGCAAAGGACCAGGGCTCTCCTTCTCTCAGCAGCAACGCTACTGTCCACGTCTTTATCCTGGACCAGAACGATAACGCGCCCGCCGTCATTTACCCCTCCTCCGCTGCTCTGGGCTCCCTCTCTCATCAGAGGATGCCCCGCTCCGCCAAAGCGGGTCACCTGGTTACCAAGGTGACGGCGGTGGACGCTGACTCGGGCCATAACGCCTGGATCTCCTACAGACTGGCGGAGGCCACAGACGCCTCTCTGTTCACCGTCAGTCTGTACACAGGAGAGGTGAGGACTAAACGCGCTGTGTCCGAGCAGGACGACTCCTCTCAGAGGCTGATCCTAGAGATCAAAGACGACGGAGAGCCGCTCCAATCCGCCACCGTCACGGTGTCCATCCTGCTGGAGGACGCTCTCCACGAGCCCATCTCAGAGCTGCGACACCACAAAGCGTCCGAGCCAAGCAAGAAAACGGGCAGAATCACCCTTTATTTGATTCTGTCTCTGGCCTCGGTGTCCGTGCTGTCTCTGCTGACTTTTGTCATCTTAGCGGTGAAATGCATGAGGAACAGCAGAAGCAgcggcagctgctgctgcatgagACGCAGCGACTCGGATGATTACAAGAACCCCAACAGAAACCTGCAGATTCAGCTCAACACCGATGGACCTATCAAGTACGTGGAGGTCCTGGGAGGAGACATGATGTCTCAGAGTCAGTCCTTCAGGTCCTGCATGTCTCCCATGTCAGAGTACAGTGATTTCACTCTGATTAAACCCAGCAGCACCACAGACTTTAAGGAGGTCATCAGTGTGCTGGATGCCTCTTTACCTGACAGCACATGGACCTTTGAGAGTCAACAG CAAAAGCCCCCCAACAATGATTGGCGCTTTACCCAGGGACAGAGACCTGGACCCAGTGG tccCCACATGCCATACGGTACACACATAAGATGGACGCCGAAAAATGGGACAAG GGCGACTGGAGGACCTGAGGTTGCCATGGGAACAGGACCTTGGCCCCAGCCCCCTACTGAGGCGGAGCAGCTTCAAGCCTTGATGGCTGCTGCTAACG TGAGTGAGGCTACGGCCACTCTCGGACCCGGCACCATGGGCCTCAGCACCCGCTACAGCCCCCAGTTCACCCTGCAGCATGTGCCCGACTACCGCCAGAACGTCTACATCCCTGGCAGCACGGCCACCCTCACCTCCaacccgcagcagcagcagcagcaggccacAGCCCAGCAGGCCGCCCAACAGGCCCTGCCCCCGCCACAGGCCTCAGCCCAGTCCGAGCCCCCCAAGGCCGTCCAGACCCCTGCCTCCAAGAAGAAGTCCACCAAGAAGGAGAAGAAGTAA